Genomic window (Leptospira andrefontaineae):
TTCTTGCAAAGTCCAAAACATGGATGCAACTTTGTTATATGCATCCAATCAGATGATGAATTTCTTAAATAACGAATTAGGTGTTGTTCAAGATGCACTTCAGGATTTGATCAATGGCAATACCGGAACTATGACCACACATTTGGGGCAGTCGGAATATACAAATAATACGAATACTTGTTTGGACAGCGGGAATCTTTGTGGAGCAGAAGAACATCCTACTGCTAATGCAAGTTCCAGTCTTGCAGTGGCTGTTGCTGATTATTTAAATGAGAGCATGGTTAGCGGAGGTGCTGGTCTTGCAAAGATGGTTGCAGATTATATCGATGGAAAGGTTACACAAACAGATCTGATCAACTGGATCATGTCTGCCTATTCAGACAGTCTACTTTCTGGAACCGATGATCACAATCTTTTTGCACTTTTCGGTTTGGATCCTGGCACAACTCTCTCTGGTGTAGATTTGGCTTCAGCCAATCTTGTTGCCTTCAATGATGAGAATTATACTTACGATGGCTGGGATGGAGATTGGTCTAGCACGTATTGCCAACATTGGACCGGTTGTTTTGGGGTCTGGGGAACGAATCATGATTACCAAACTTATGGTGAGGACTTTGTAAATTACTCAACATCCCAATTTATTTGGTGGGGAGGAGAAGTTATAGGTTGGACTTTTGCTCTTCCGGAACAGCAGGACCATCTTTGGATAGATCTGAACTTTACAACCCAGAATAATAACTCAAGTGCAAACGTAACCACTTACCAAGATCTGGTCATCCAATTGCAAGGATTCCAGTATGATTGGACCCAGAATGTTATGCCTTCCATCACAAATTGGGTTACGCAAGTTGCAAATTACCAAGCTCAATATGATAATTGGCAGATCGAAAAGGCAAAAGCGATCGCAGAAGCCCAAAGCACATACAGCCAGGGTGTAAGCGATTTACAGTCCCAAGAATCAGCTTGGATGGCCTCAATGACATCCATTCAAAACTCAGCGGAGAAGGCGTTTAACGCAGCAGAAAATGCTCTAAGAGATGCGAAAGGTCAGAGCAATTATGATTCCTTATACCAGCAGATCCTTGCCGGATTAAATAAAAATAATGGAATTCCGAACGCGAATGCAGAAGCTTCTGCAAATTTAACTTCGTATACAGATGCACTTTCTAATTTATCTAAAGGTTTAAATGATAAATCTACAAGTGGAATTCCGGATTCAACACTTCTTACCAATTTTGCAAATAGCTTTTCGAATCTGATAGCAGGCGCTTCTAATCTATCTCTTCTTTCTGCAACAAACAATAGTGTCGTGGATAGTACTGCGAATTATATGCTCGGTATCGTAGATTCTATGAAAAACGAGAAAACATTCAAACAGAATGGTGTAGGTAGATTATTAGAAGCGAATCATATCCAAACGAAAGAAGTGGATGGAGAAACTTATGTATTGGATTCTCACGGTCAAAGGATCAAAGTATTAGATGATAATAATGAGCAGAAAAAAGACGAGGATGGAAACCTTGTTTATAAAACAATCGGAGACTGGATCCAAGAGAAATGTGGAGCTGACCTGGGTAATGGAGATTGTTCTAAATATGTAGAGAACAAGTATAGTGATGTGTCATACTCTAATGGAACAATCACAGCAACGACCAAAGGATTTACAGGCAAAACTCACCTAAAAGCAGGAGGAGATGCCACCAATTATAACGATTATATATTCGATACAGAAGACAAAGTAGTTATGATCCATGCTCCTAAAAGAGTCATGATGGGAAGAGGGATCTCCAGCCTCGGAAATGTATTCGATCAAGAAAGTAACGGAGTTGGAGATTATATAAGCTCCAGTTTCAGGAATTTAAATAGTTATCTATCCAATTCTAAAACATCTGCGAATCTATTCTCTGAAGTTAGTGCATTAAGTTTACGTAATAATTCTCTTTCTAGTATGGCTTCTGAAAATGCCATGAGCCAAGTAAAAGTTGCCAACATGGTCGTGGACTATGTGAAAACAGTACTACTTGGAGGAGCTACAACAGGCCAATGGGTGACTGGCCAAGTAAACCAAGCTATCCAGGATGTATATGCAACCGCTCTTGTGAAGGCATTCGATCTAGATCCTCAAGCAGCTTCTTTCGTAGCCGGAATGTATATGGCAAATCAGGAAGCCCACCAAGCAAGACATGAGATGAACACTCAGTATGGAGGACTTGGCTGGGGGGTGCATAAGGTAGAAGACGCATTCAACTCAGCGGGACTAGGAGCGTTGTTGGATACAATGACCTATGGGGCTACGATAGCGGACCAGATGCATAATGCGGAGAACTTGCAGGCATTAGACAGATGGAAGAATTTCAAGTATGATATGGCAGGATTTGCCGTCCAGAAATACGGACAGGAACAAGGTTGGGATCCACAAAAGATAGCGGTATTCAGTCAATTTGCATCAGATTATTTGAAGATGAAAGATGCGAAGGAATCGTTCGGAATGAACGGATCAGAGTTTTCCCTACATTCGATTGCGGGAAACTTAAAATTTATAACAAGCCAGATTGACGGATTGTTTGCAGAGACCTATGAGGCGGGAATCAAGGGGGTCGCGCATTTAGGAGGAGAACTTGGAGCAGTAGGAGAACAAACAGAAAATAAAATCGGGGAACAAGTGAGATATCATACCAATGATATCAAGCTAAAAGACATTAAAGATGCGATCCGTAATTGGAAGAATGACCCTCCGATGATCGCCGGAGAACTGATGCGTGAGTATGGGCAAAGCCAAGGTTGGTCGGATACACAAACTACGGCGATGTCGAAATTAGTGTCAGACTACATGACGAGAGAACAAGCCAAACATGATCTTGAGGGGCGAACAACTAGATTAGGTATTTCGACTCTATTGAACCCACTTGCTTCTGTCGCATATTTGGATCAGCAGCTATTTAATGGCGGGGTTACAACACTCTTTGCTAAAGGTTTGCGTGGAGCCGCTACCGGGATTGCGGATTTAGGAAGAGGTTTAGGAATAGCATCGGACGACTTCGTAGATAACGCATATAAAGAATCGCAGAATTGGTCGAACTATATGACAGCAGCGGATTTGAAAGCGAAAGCTCACCAGGGAGATATCAACAAAAATAGTATCATGGCGAATATCCGGGATCAAATATTCGATCAAATTGGTGAAGAGCTTGCGAATCAATTTGGGGGAGATCCTCATATATTAGGTCAATTATTAAAACATCATATAGATCAACAAGAGGCGAAGAAAGCTGCAAGGGAACAAAGACTGAAAGATGCGGAGCTAACAGTCCAAGTAGCTGCCGCAGCTGCAATGGTATATTTTTCCGGAGGAACTGCCTCAGGTCAAGCCTCCAGTATGTTACAACAATCTTTCTTTAATATAGCTAGAGTAACCGCAGAAGGTACTAAAATTATATTCAATATAAGCAATGGACAGGCATTAGCATTAGGAGCAACAACCATTGCTCAAACAGTTATAGGAAGTGAACTGGGCGGAACTAACGGTGCAATAGCAGGGTTTACGAACGGAGTATTGACTGCATTTACATTAGGATCAAATACTCCAGTGACCGGCTTTGTAACTTGGACAAATCATAAAAATGCAAATATTATCACCGGGCAACAAGAAGTCAAAGGCGGCTGGGGAGGCGGAGTCAACATAAACGTAGTAAACCCTTCGAGCACGCTACTCTCGGAAATCGCGGCTAGCGGTTACAATATGGGCTTCAGTTTTACTCCTGGAAGTGGTTTGAATGTGAATGCAGGACTAAACTTTACGGGAGGACAAAGTGTAACCTTAGATTATAATCTAAGTAGTGGAAATTACACGGCAAACTATAGTGCAGATGCCTGGGATTCAAAGAACGACAAACATCATGGAGGCTTTAGCATTTCTGCGAGCAAAGATGGAAGTGCCAGTTTAGATACTTACTACAACTACGGTAATAAGGCTATCCCTCCACAATTCAGAGGCCATGGAGGAACATTATCGTTTAGTAATGATGGCACTATGACGATGAGTGGCCAAGTCCAGGGAGCTACAGCCGCTTCCCTAACCTACGATACGAATACACATAGTTTTGGAAAGCTAACAGGAAATCAGAACTTCTTAGGGGAATTCGTCCAAGGTTTGGGAGCGGAACATGCTCAGGATAACTTCACGCATGCACAATATGAGTTACTTAAACCGATGGCAGGAATGCTTGTGAAGATGGACCTAATGACCGTAGAAGAAGCACAGGGTGCATTAGGATTATCTCAGAGAGGAGAGTTTAAGGAAAATAATGTAAATGCTGAAGCAATCCTAAAGACTTTTGAAAATTATAAACAAGTAATGAAGGATCGTGGTCTGGCAGATGCTTGGGCGGATGAAATCAAGGCGGCAGGAGATTCCATCGGATTGAAGGTGGAAGTTGCGAAAGGTCAATCGGACAAATCAACTTGGGATAGACTAGTATCCGGTGTTAAAGGTGACTTTGCTCAAACGTTTGGGTTATCCAATGATGGAACCAATTCCGTAGAGAATAATGTCTTTAGAACCAAGACTTGCTTTGTCGCAGGAACCTTAGTCAAAACAAAATCAGGATATACTCCAATAGAAAAACTTCAAATCGGAGACTTCGTATTATCTCTAAATGAAGAAACCGGGGAGTTATCTTATAAAAAAGTAACAGAGAAGTTTATCCATGAGGTTCATTCTGTTCACGAACTTACTTATGATAATGGAAATAAGATAACAACAACCTGGAACCACCCGTTCTATATTAGAGGAACAGGATGGGTCCAAGCTGAGAATTTAAGCAGTCATGAGAGAAGTGTCACTTCCAGAAGTATTCGAAATGCCGATCTTGTTTCGTATAAAAGATCTAATGTGAGTGCTGCGATCGCAGGATCAAGGAATACAGTTCAAATTGAGAATTCATGGAGCGAAGAATATAATGGAACTCTTGGCATTCGGAGTATAGAAGAAAAATTCCATACAGAGAAAGTTTATAATATAGAAGTAGAAGGAAATCATACTTATTTCGTTTCGAAAGACGAAGTGCTGGTTCATAACTACGCTGACCAGCTAGAGAATTCCGTAAGTAAAGCAAGAGAGGACTTAGCGGATTTACAGAAAGCGAATCGTAAACTTTTTGCAACGGATGCAATCGTAGAAGATAGAGATCTTGCTAATAAGTTAGGTAGTTTAGAGACTAAGCTTAATAAATTCGACGAAGAAGGCAGAAGATTAGAAAAAGATAAGAAGGCGTTGCTATCAACGGTAGACTCTGCCAAAGGGAATTTAGCTCTAATAGAAAGAAAGAATTCCTTACTTCTGGATATTATAAGAAGTAAGGATGCAGACAATCTGTCCGGTATTAAGGAAATCCGAGAAGCTTTGAAGGGTGTTAAGCCTAGCGAAGGATTTACGAAGTCGCATCTGGAAGCTATAGATAAATGGGTCAAGGGAGATATCTTGAATAACCCAATAGCAAAAGCAGGCTTGAAGACAGGTGTAAGTTTCGATGTGAGCGCAATGTATCGAGATAGAACTGTCTCCGATGCCAAAATCTACGGATTGGCCTGGAAGGCGGCTATGGATGTGGGAAGTGCCTCGGATGTTGCTCATGCAAGAAAAACAATCAGCGATCTAGAGCCAAAGATACGAGCTAAGGTATCTGAGATTGATAAGATTGGTGTTGATTTAGCTAAGGAAGTGAATCGAACAAACGGAGAAATCCAAGCCTATCTCGTAGATAAACAATACGGTAATGCAGAATTTTCTAAATACTTTGCCACACGCGATCTGTTGAAAAACGAATCGCAATATAAGAAATTCGATTCGGAGACCACTTACTTTAAAGGGGAAGGAAAGGCAAAATTCGAATCGATCAAGAACGATTTAACGGGATTAAACAAATCCGATTATCTGACTGCTGAGCAAAAGAAAAACTTCGATGGTTTGGTTGAATCGAGGGAAAAGGTAGAGGCATACGATCGGATTAGAAGAGAAGTTGCAGAGGTAAAATCCTCAAAAGATCCAGAATACCAGAAGTTAAAGGATAAGTTTAGTTCTCAGCAAGAAGCTTATGAAAACGCGAAGAGTAACGCAGATGGACTTCGCCAATATATAAAACAAAGAGAAGAATTATTATCAACCGGGGGCGCAAAGTTAGATTCAAATGCTGAGATCAAAGCGCTACGCTCAGGTTTGGATAAACTCGAAACAAATGTGAAAACACTTTCGAAGTCGCTGAAAACTGCATATGGAGAAATGGATGCCAGGATGCAGACGATCATCAAAGAAACAAGCTCACTCCAAGCATATGGACCGGAAATCGCAAAACAGGCGAAAGCGAAAGCGATGTTAAAAGATCCGGAATATATGAAGAATCAGGAAGAAATAGCAAGTTTGAAAAATCGACAAGATTCTTCGCTTTCAAAGCTGGATGACCTGATGAATGGTCCGGATCATACAAAGAATAAGCTTGCCACACTTGAACAACGCAATGGAGAGATACTTAAAGCGTATATTAAATCGGAAGAGAAGTCATTTGTAGAGATCCGTGATGGAATCGGCAAAGAAGGAATGAAACATTTTGACGAGAATCTGCAAAAACAGTTAACCGAATTACGAACGAAAGTCCTGAATGATAGCTATAACTCAGTGACAGGAGAATTTAAGGGAGAATTTGCTAAGTTAAATAATCCGACACCGACTGAATACACTCTTAAAGATGCTGAGTTTAATTTTAGATTTAGCGAAAAAGTCCAACCTTCAGAAAAACATATGGATCTCTATGCAAAAGAAATCGCAAGGGATTATACTCAAAAGAATGGAAAGGTTTTATCTTCAGACGATGTCGAACGAATCGTTAAGCGATCTACAGCTTCGCCGGAAGAGATGGCAGGATTTAGTAAAGGGGAATTTAATCCTAAAAACCCTGAACATGTAATGAAGCTGGCCGATGCTTTGGTAAATCCTAATCATGCAAGGCAAGATCAATTTGGACCTTTAGCAACGCAGTTAGGAGCAGTTTTTGATATTATTCGCTCTGAGGCTGGCGGAGATAAGAGTAAGTTTCAACCTGATGAAAGCATCAAAAATAATCCAAATGCACTGGCAGAGTTTAATTCGGTAAGAGATTGGATCTTCTCAGGTAAAAGCCCAATAGAAATGGGAAATACAACGTCAGCCGCATTGTGCAGGGTGTATTATAATTTTGCGCAGACGATACTCACTGGAAAGATATCAGCGGATACGAATCTTGCGACATTCATGACACATAAGATTCGAATAGGAGGTGTTTCCATTGGTGAAACAAATAAAGCTCCTGTATTCGATAGAGGGTTTACGAATGGGTATACTGAACATGTGACGATTCCCGGTCTGGAAGGAAATAACTTTGAGAAATTCAGATTCAATTCTAAAGGTGAACCTTTGGGAATATCTGGAGCGATTTCGCAAGAGAAAGTGCGAGGTTACTTAAAGGATTTGCCAGCGGGTAGTGTTGTTCAAGTATTTGCGAATACGGATACTACTCCAGGACCGAATCACTATTTCTTTATAATTAAGGATGTTGATGGTGATTGGAAAAATATGAACAATAATGGAGGAAAAGCATATTATGAACCTTTTGACTGGAAGAAAAATAGAATTTACGGATTATATTATGATAAGTAGGATTATTGTAATATCGTTTCTTTCTTTTTCCTTTGCATATTGCAAAGGAAATACGCAGAAGTCTGAAGTGAATAATCAAGATCTGTATGCTATACCTAAGAATATGATTGGTAAACTATACTCAAATACATATGATTTTGATATTAACAAGATTCCAAAAGTAATTGTTATTTCACCTGATCAGCACGAAGGGTATTTGGGTACACTAAA
Coding sequences:
- a CDS encoding TIGR04388 family protein is translated as MDATLLYASNQMMNFLNNELGVVQDALQDLINGNTGTMTTHLGQSEYTNNTNTCLDSGNLCGAEEHPTANASSSLAVAVADYLNESMVSGGAGLAKMVADYIDGKVTQTDLINWIMSAYSDSLLSGTDDHNLFALFGLDPGTTLSGVDLASANLVAFNDENYTYDGWDGDWSSTYCQHWTGCFGVWGTNHDYQTYGEDFVNYSTSQFIWWGGEVIGWTFALPEQQDHLWIDLNFTTQNNNSSANVTTYQDLVIQLQGFQYDWTQNVMPSITNWVTQVANYQAQYDNWQIEKAKAIAEAQSTYSQGVSDLQSQESAWMASMTSIQNSAEKAFNAAENALRDAKGQSNYDSLYQQILAGLNKNNGIPNANAEASANLTSYTDALSNLSKGLNDKSTSGIPDSTLLTNFANSFSNLIAGASNLSLLSATNNSVVDSTANYMLGIVDSMKNEKTFKQNGVGRLLEANHIQTKEVDGETYVLDSHGQRIKVLDDNNEQKKDEDGNLVYKTIGDWIQEKCGADLGNGDCSKYVENKYSDVSYSNGTITATTKGFTGKTHLKAGGDATNYNDYIFDTEDKVVMIHAPKRVMMGRGISSLGNVFDQESNGVGDYISSSFRNLNSYLSNSKTSANLFSEVSALSLRNNSLSSMASENAMSQVKVANMVVDYVKTVLLGGATTGQWVTGQVNQAIQDVYATALVKAFDLDPQAASFVAGMYMANQEAHQARHEMNTQYGGLGWGVHKVEDAFNSAGLGALLDTMTYGATIADQMHNAENLQALDRWKNFKYDMAGFAVQKYGQEQGWDPQKIAVFSQFASDYLKMKDAKESFGMNGSEFSLHSIAGNLKFITSQIDGLFAETYEAGIKGVAHLGGELGAVGEQTENKIGEQVRYHTNDIKLKDIKDAIRNWKNDPPMIAGELMREYGQSQGWSDTQTTAMSKLVSDYMTREQAKHDLEGRTTRLGISTLLNPLASVAYLDQQLFNGGVTTLFAKGLRGAATGIADLGRGLGIASDDFVDNAYKESQNWSNYMTAADLKAKAHQGDINKNSIMANIRDQIFDQIGEELANQFGGDPHILGQLLKHHIDQQEAKKAAREQRLKDAELTVQVAAAAAMVYFSGGTASGQASSMLQQSFFNIARVTAEGTKIIFNISNGQALALGATTIAQTVIGSELGGTNGAIAGFTNGVLTAFTLGSNTPVTGFVTWTNHKNANIITGQQEVKGGWGGGVNINVVNPSSTLLSEIAASGYNMGFSFTPGSGLNVNAGLNFTGGQSVTLDYNLSSGNYTANYSADAWDSKNDKHHGGFSISASKDGSASLDTYYNYGNKAIPPQFRGHGGTLSFSNDGTMTMSGQVQGATAASLTYDTNTHSFGKLTGNQNFLGEFVQGLGAEHAQDNFTHAQYELLKPMAGMLVKMDLMTVEEAQGALGLSQRGEFKENNVNAEAILKTFENYKQVMKDRGLADAWADEIKAAGDSIGLKVEVAKGQSDKSTWDRLVSGVKGDFAQTFGLSNDGTNSVENNVFRTKTCFVAGTLVKTKSGYTPIEKLQIGDFVLSLNEETGELSYKKVTEKFIHEVHSVHELTYDNGNKITTTWNHPFYIRGTGWVQAENLSSHERSVTSRSIRNADLVSYKRSNVSAAIAGSRNTVQIENSWSEEYNGTLGIRSIEEKFHTEKVYNIEVEGNHTYFVSKDEVLVHNYADQLENSVSKAREDLADLQKANRKLFATDAIVEDRDLANKLGSLETKLNKFDEEGRRLEKDKKALLSTVDSAKGNLALIERKNSLLLDIIRSKDADNLSGIKEIREALKGVKPSEGFTKSHLEAIDKWVKGDILNNPIAKAGLKTGVSFDVSAMYRDRTVSDAKIYGLAWKAAMDVGSASDVAHARKTISDLEPKIRAKVSEIDKIGVDLAKEVNRTNGEIQAYLVDKQYGNAEFSKYFATRDLLKNESQYKKFDSETTYFKGEGKAKFESIKNDLTGLNKSDYLTAEQKKNFDGLVESREKVEAYDRIRREVAEVKSSKDPEYQKLKDKFSSQQEAYENAKSNADGLRQYIKQREELLSTGGAKLDSNAEIKALRSGLDKLETNVKTLSKSLKTAYGEMDARMQTIIKETSSLQAYGPEIAKQAKAKAMLKDPEYMKNQEEIASLKNRQDSSLSKLDDLMNGPDHTKNKLATLEQRNGEILKAYIKSEEKSFVEIRDGIGKEGMKHFDENLQKQLTELRTKVLNDSYNSVTGEFKGEFAKLNNPTPTEYTLKDAEFNFRFSEKVQPSEKHMDLYAKEIARDYTQKNGKVLSSDDVERIVKRSTASPEEMAGFSKGEFNPKNPEHVMKLADALVNPNHARQDQFGPLATQLGAVFDIIRSEAGGDKSKFQPDESIKNNPNALAEFNSVRDWIFSGKSPIEMGNTTSAALCRVYYNFAQTILTGKISADTNLATFMTHKIRIGGVSIGETNKAPVFDRGFTNGYTEHVTIPGLEGNNFEKFRFNSKGEPLGISGAISQEKVRGYLKDLPAGSVVQVFANTDTTPGPNHYFFIIKDVDGDWKNMNNNGGKAYYEPFDWKKNRIYGLYYDK